The Bacteroidota bacterium sequence ATAGGTGTCCGTAACACGACCCGGAATGGCAAAGACATCCCGATTATAGGAATTTGCCAATTCCGCTGTGATCAATGCGCCACCACGATTGGCCGATTCGATCACGATGGTCGCATCGGTCATACCGGCGACAATTCGGTTGCGTGCAGGAAAATTTTCGCGATCGGGATTGGTGCCACTCAGGTATTCGGTGAGTATCCCTCCTTGTTTCACCATCTTCTCCGCCGTGGTTTTGTGGATGGAGGGGTAAATACGATCCAGACCATGCGCCGTGACGGCAACTGTGGGCAATTCGAATTTTAGTGCTGATTTATGCGCGGCAATATCCACTCCATAAGCCATACCGCTGACTATAAGCGTTTCGTATTTCACCAAGCCCTCAATGATCTTCTCTGTAATTTCCTTTCCATACGATGTGATGTGCCGCGTCCCAACTACAGCGACTGCGTGTGGAACATTCAGATTTTGATTGCCTTTGTAAAACAAGAGTACAGGCGCATCTTCACAGTTCTTTAATCGAAAGGGGTAATCGGCATCGAGATAAAACAAAGGAGTGATTTTATGTTTTCGTACAAATAAAACCTCCCGTTCAGCTTCGGCAAAAAGTTTATGTCCGGTAATGATTTCAGCCCTTTCCGTACCGATTCCGGGAATTTTTTCGAGTTGGGATTTTTTTCTGCGGAAAATTTCAGGCACACTTCCGCAATAGCTCACAAGATTCCTTGCCAGCACAGGCCCGATTCCGGGCAAGAGGCTCAGGGCAATTTGCATTTTCAACAAATCGTCGGGATGGTTCATTTGAATTGAATTCTGAATAGCAATCGAAAAAAATCTGTTATACTTGTTCGTCCAAATTCAAATAAACAGAATTTGGAGGCCAAGATTACGACATGAGCATCGCTTCCACAATCCAATATAAGCTGAGAAATTTTATGACTCTTGGCTTCCTTCTTTGCTTTTCCCTGAATTCCTACTCTCAAAACGCTCAGCTCAAAGGAAAAATAAGTACTTCGGGAGGAGAGGCTTTGCCCGGAGCTATTGTAATGTCCGACAGTACAACAGGAACCACCACAGACCTGAACGGACTTTTTCAGTTGTCCCTTGCACCCGGCAATTACAATCTGACAATAAAATTAATTTCATTTTCAGAAAAGAAAATAAGTATTCATCTCAACCCCGGCGAAATCCGGGAAATGAATATAATCTTAGAACCATCTTCGCGAGAACTGAAACTGGTTGTTGTCAGTGCAGGAAAATTTGAACAAAAGATTGAAGACGTTACTGTGTCCATTGAAGTTTTGAAACCACGACTGGTCGAAGAGCGGGCAACCACGACCATGGAAGACGCGATGGATTATGTTCCCGGCGTGAACATCATCGATGGTCAGGCTAATATCAGAGGAGGTAGCGGCTGGAGTTATGGTGCGGGGAGCCGCGTTCAGATACTGGTTGATGATTTGCCAATGCTCACTGCCGACGCTGGTGACGCGAAATGGAGTTTTTTACCTGTAGAAAATCTTGAGCAGGTAGAAGTCATTAAAGGGGCTTCATCCGTATTGTTCGGTTCCTCGGCTTTAAATGGCGCGATCAATCTGCGTACAGCTTTTCCCCGTGATACGCCCATGACAAAAATTAATTTCCAGACAGGTGTTTATGATAGGGCTAAAGTGAAATTTGATACCTCTGAATATGCATTGAATGCTCCTGAAAGTATCCGTAATAAACAAGGCGTTTTGAGTTTTCTGCACAGCAGGCAAATCGGTCAGCTGGATCTGGTTGTCGGGGGAAATATGTTTATCGATGAAGGTTACCGTGAAGGAGAAAATGAACAACACGGACGTTTCAACCTGAATACACGTTATCGGTTTAAAAACATCGAGGGATTATCCATAGGCATTAATGGTAATACCATGATGTCGGCAGGTACATTATTTTTTATCTGGAAGAATGATTCCAGTGGAGCCTACCAACCGGCACCGACAACACTCAGTGACTACACTACTTACCGAACCAATCTGGATCCTTTTATCACCTATATCGGTAAAAAAGGAAGTTCGCATAAAATTCGCACACGGTGGTTTAATTCAAAGAATGAAAACAACACCAATCAGGAATCAACAGGCAATGTCTACTATGGCGAATATCAGTATCAGAAACGATTCGGCGAGAAAGCCACCATCACTGCCGGCGTTGTGGATCAGGAAAACAAAGTAAGAAGCGAATTGTATCTCGACCATTCAGGCAATCAACTCGCTGCATATATCCAGGGCGATGTAAAATGGAAAATGCTGACCTTCTCCGCCGGAGCAAGAGCTGAGCAAAATAAAATCGATTCCATTCGCGAAGACTGGACACCTGTTTTTCGCGGTGGCATCAATGCTCATGTACTTCAAGGCACCTACTTGCGTGCATCGATTGGTCAAGGCTACAGATTTCCTTCCGTTGCGGAACGTTTTGTCAGAACAAATGTTGGCTCCCTCTACATTTACCCAAACCCCGGCCTGCAGTCTGAAAAAGGATATAGCGCGGAAATCGGTTTTCGCCAGGTTTTGAAATTCGGAAACTGGATTGGTTATCTCGATGCTGCCGCATTCCAAAGTCAATACGAGAACATGATGGAATTCATTTTTGCTCAATGGGGTAAACCATCAGATCCTCTTGTAGGGTTTGGTTTTAGTTCGGTAAACGTGGGCAAGACAAAAATAAAAGGTGTAGACGTATCACTGATGGCTGAAGGGAAAATCGCAGGTGATCTGAACGCCACACTAATGCTCAGTTACACGTATCTCGATCCCAAGCAAACAACATACGACAGTGCTTATGTCGCGAAAGCCGGGAGCGGACAGGTTCGCGGCAGTGACTCAACCGATTTTCTCAAATACAGATTTCGTCATATGGGCAAAGCGGATCTTGAATTCAACTTCCGGAAATTTTCACTTGGAAGCAGTTTGAGATACAACAGTAAAATGGAAAATATCGACTATATCTTCCTTACTCCTTTGTTTGATCAGATTTCACCTCCTGGCCTTGGAATCGGTGATTACAGGCTCCAGCACGATCACGGAGATCTGGTGCTTGATGTAAGAGCAGGCTACCAGGTCAATAAAACACTACGTGCTACGTTCATAGTAAAGAACCTGACGAATTACATTTACATGCAACGACCAGCCGACATGCAGCCTCCCCGTACTTTTGTATTTCAGCTGGCCCTTACCCTGTAAACCGTTGATAAATCAGGGGTTCTGTTGAAAATTATCGGACACCAAATTCATTTTGTTTCTATTTTTGTAAGTTCACAATCCTTCGCAACGAGATGAACATAATCGGAATAATCCCCGCCCGCTTTGGCTCCACAAGGTTTCCCGGTAAACCCCTGGCTGATATTGACGGGAAGACGATGATACAGCGTGTATACGAACAGTGCGTAAAATGCACTCGCCTGTCACGGGTAGTTATTGCAACCGATGATGAACGGATCTTCAACCACGTAGTGGAGTTCGGCGGACATGCGATCATGTCTTCTCCGCAACACCAGAGCGGGACTGACCGTTGCGCGGAAATCATTGCACGTGATGAAACGATACAATGGGATGCTGTGATCAATATCCAAGGCGATGAACCTTATATTCACCCTGAACAAATTGACCTCTTGTGTTCATGCTTTGATCAGTCAGACACCCGTATCGCGACACTTATCAAAAAAATCACTTCTCCTGATGAGTTGTTTAACCATAACAATGTAAAAGTAGTGGTCAACAAACGTGGTGAAGCCATTTATTTCAGTCGTTCTCCTATCCCCTATAACAGAAATTTCCCTGAACAAGACTGGCTGAAATATTCTACATACTACAAGCACATCGGAATTTATGGTTATCGTTCGGATGTGTTGCTTGAGATCTCAAGGCTTTCCAAAACCAATCTTGAAATCACGGAATCGCTGGAACAATTGCGATGGATTGAAAACGGTTACGTCATCAAAGCCGAAGTAACATCTCTTGAAAGTATCGCGATCGACACACCGGATGATTTGCTGAAAATTAAGACGAATGTTTAAACGCATTTTCTAAAAAAAAAGAAAGGGCAGGAAAATTTCCTGCCCTTTCTTTTTTTTATTAAATATCATTTCGGTCCAAAAACCAAAGCTGCACCCACCTGAATTACAAAGTTGTGTCCGGCATTTTCGTCTTTTACAAATTCCCCATCCTGCACTTTCCCGAATCCTGTTGAAGCCCTTGCATAAACCATCAGCAATGCCGGTAGTTTATAGCCAATACCACCTACAAGCGAAACATCTGATTTGTGAAAGCTGAGATCATTAGAAACAGTTGGTGTTGTCGGCTGAGGCGATTGACCATTTACACTGATAGTAGCGGTAGTATTCACAGTGGCATTATCAGAAATCAGATAAGAAAGCTGCGGTCCGGCCTGAATCATGAATCCTTTGTGCTCGCCGGAATACCAGGTCAGCAAGGCAGGAATGTCGATATAGCCCAGTGTCGCGTTTACATCGGCAACAGCCGTGATCACAGCAGTACTGTTGGTTGTATCGTAAGGTTGCGCGGAAGTACTTGAGGTGTATTCGTATTTGTATCCTTTGACCGAATACAAAACTGAAGGCATCAGACTAAAATGTTTCGTGAGTGAAATGTCAAGAAACAAACCACCATGCCAGCCGAGCTTTGAATCTACAGTAAGATCGGTTCCCGAAAGTGTAGCGATATTTAATCCGGCCGTCGGGCCAATTCGAAATTGTGCGAAAGTTGCAGTGCTGAACAATGCAGAACACAACAACGCGGAGATCAGAAGTTTTTTCATAGGAAATATATTTACTTAAAATTACGAAAATCTTCCCGCACTGCAAAAAAACATGAACGCAATGTTAAATCATTCGAAAAATCAGTTCAAAAATCAAATCAATAGAATTGAATTGTTAAATTTTCACTCGACTATTAATTTCCCATTGTAAGTAGTTCCATGAGACTGAATCAGTCGGTAGAAATAAATTCCGGACTCTAAAGTCAGTCGTTTAATTCTGATTTCATTTCCTTTCACATGTTCTTTACGGATCATTTTACCACTGGAATTAAACAACATGAAATCCGAATCAGGTCCGGCTTCGATTGGCAAATGAATTACTGTTTCCGTTTGGAAAGGGTTGGGGCCATTTGAAAGTATATTCGAGGTTCCCGGATTTTCAATGATTCTTGTCGTGAAAGAATGAATAAATGAATCCAGATCAAAGCTCCACAATTGCGGATCTATATTGAATACAAATTGCTGAAATCGTTCATTGGTGATATAACCATAATGATTATTCCTGAAACAAACACCTTCCACCTGTCCTACATTCAAGGCGGTGCCAAGAGAAAATCTTCTTTTGTTGCCACTGAAAAAATCCCGGCCTGAATAATCATAGAGCAACCATAGAAAACAAGGCGCCAGTACAACATTGTCGTAACCCAGCAATACTATCGAACCATCATTTGCCATCGCGGCCGAAGTGACAAGTCCGTTCACTTCAAAACTATCTCGCAAGGTCGCGACGTAATTCCCCGGTGCAGCCGGTATGAGATAGTGCCGTGTTCGTTTGTTCACCCAATCTTTACAAAAAAGGTGTAGTGAATCATCATGATAAAAAAACGCTTCACAATCAAAACGAGTCGCGTTCAGGTTTGGCGTGAAATCAACCTGATCGGGATAAGAAAATAAAATTGTATCCGCTGTTGCACTGATACTGGTTTGATTTAAAGAATCTTTATTGACCCGGAATATTCTGAGATCTGTGCGATCACCGGAGTTATTTCCGAAATCTCCCAGGAAAAAATATCCGTTTCCTTCAGTAATATCTTCCCAATCTGTATTGATGGTGTTGGTAACCGTCACCTCCCGGGTCGAGAGTCCGGAAACTGTATCCAACTGATAAACGGAGTTTTCAGTATTATCAACATGTGTCCATAGCTGATCATTAAAAAATGACACACCAGAACTTTCATCCAGAAGTGGCGAATCCAAACCTGCAAGTCTGGTTAAAGAAAGTGTTGTTGCCGCATAAGTACAAGAACCATCATTGATGATCGCGGAAGGATTGTAATTGCTGGCCTGGGGATCTGTGCAACCTGACTGAGCAAAAGATTGCGTGAATGCAAATAAGGACACTCCCAAAATCAGAGTTTTACTAAGCCTCAAAAGAAAAAATAAGATGAATTTCATACCCGGGGGAAAGGTCTTGTTTCGGAGACCAAATTAACATTCCCTCAGGTTTAAAAAAAATAAACTTGGTGAGTTATAAATCCGGGGCGACGATGAACTCAATTTGAAGGGTGTAAACACCCGGCCTGTAGGTCAGTCCCGGAGTAACCTTCAAATCCACCTTGAATTGGTAACACTGAGGATCCGTAGTATAACTTCCCGCGGCATTTGTTCCAACCGGTGAAGGGTCCGAACAATTGATGTCGGCGTCAACAGCCATATGATTTCCAATAAAATCAAGTGTAGAAGTCGCGATATCCTGCAAAGGTGCATAGCCTGAAATCAAAGGAGTATTGCTGAGGTTGTGCACACGCATTTGCAAAATACTTACCGGAGGTTGCCCGTTACCGGAACTCGTGTAATACTGAGCGTTGTCCCAGGTTCCCGGAGTTGTTGTGACCGCACCTGCATACAAATCCCAACCGATACCTATGGCTTCAATATTTACTGTAACCGCATTTGGAATCACTATTCCATTCACCAACTTGGCAACAGAATTGAACGTGAATTCAACATTCGGATTTGTAGCAAGCGTAATGTCTACAGTTTGTGCTCTTCCGGCTTGGCCATAAAGAAATAATCCCGCAAAAAGGACGATTGTCCTCAGCGGTTTAAATTTCTTCATCTGAATTAGTTTCATAATAGATCCTTACCTGACAACGCCTTGTAATGCAGCGCGAAAGTTATGCCTGCTCCTGATCTTAGGTTTACTGGATTCCTTTCTGAAATGTTACGGACAATTAAAAAAACAAAAGCAACCTCCGGGGTGAGAGGTTGCTTTTGTTCATCACTTCAGACCAGGGATTAAAGGTCTTCGGTAAGTGTGTACACAACTTCCAGGTCATAAAAACCAGGTTGTGCGTAAGGATTTGTAGCTGTAAATGTCGCAGTAGCTACAGTTGGGTATTGTGTAGTCAAATCCGGGAAATTCGCAGGCACACCCGGTTTGATACGGTAGTGAACGAGGAATTTGTTTGTGAGCGGACTTGCAGAGGAAGTTGCAGGAGCATAACTGCTTGCAACACCTTGTCCGAATTCACCGGCGAGGAACTGTGTATTCAATGACGGAGTCAAAGAAGCGGTGTTACCTCCGAGATTACTGAACAGACCGATGAAGTTGTCAAAGGTCAATGGAGCGGCAACGTTGTTTGCCTGGATAGATTGCATTTCCAGAATTTCAGAAGGCAATGTACCGGTACCGTTAGTACCTGCACCATAAGCAATCTGTTGTGTCCAGAATTCAGTACTTGGTTGTGCATACAAATCCCAAGGAACTGTTGCTTCTACTTCAAGACGCGTTGCATTGTACTTTGTAATACCAACCTGGTATTTTTGAATGGTGTTGAATACAAAGTCTACCTGAGGCTCTGTAGTCATCGTTAATTCAAGGATTCCTTGAAGGTCCATTGTTACAGCTACATATTCCTGATCGGAAAGTTGAGCTTTAGTTTGTCCTACACTGAATACGCCGGCTATTGCGGTCATCAGGAGTGTTTTTTGTACGATCTTCTTCATTGGCTATAAGTTTTATTTTGTGGGGTGAATTGAATTACAAATTAACGACACTGTGAAAGTTACGGGGATCAATTTTTTGAATTTCCTTACAGAAAAACTGTTTAATCATAATTAATCCAGATTTGGTTGGTATTTGGGGACAGGTTATGAGTTATGAGTTATGAGTTATGAGTTATGAGTTATGAGTTATGAGTTATGAGTTATGAGTTATGAGTTATGAGTTATGAGTTATGAGTTATGAGTTATGAGTTATGAGTTATGAGTTAAAATTTAAAAAATAACAATTAACATTTGAATATAGTATACAGAAATAAAATCCTAAGTTGATAGTAAATGGCACTTATCTTATACTTTATACTTTGTACTTTATACCTTATACCTTATTCTCCATACTCATCAATTGACTTCAATCTGCAGTTCAGCTGCCTGAACATTTTCACGGCTTCCGAAATCAACGACACCAAGTACCGAGTATTTACCTTTTGATAATGTAGTTGGCACATTAAATTTTATTTCTCGAATTCCTCCGGGGAGAACTGTAAATGCAATTGGCTTCACTCTTTCCTCTTCACCACTTTGAAGATTTGTAAATTCAAGATAAGAAGCACAATCCAGGATTGCTTCTCCTGTATTTCTCATTCGCATGACAAGAATTCTTCCTTTATCACCGTCAGCTGCCACATCTTTGAAGCTTTCTATTTCCGCTTTTCGAAGCGTCACTGTTGGAGGAGTCTGGAAAATATGCGCGACAAACTGGAATGTTTCATTCACACCAAGACCTATCGCATTTTTGTCATTGAGCTCAGCAGCCTTTTTCTCTTTCGTTAATTTAATGCGCATCGCAGCCCATTTCACTTTATTCGCGTCGGGAGCGGATGGAACCTGTAACAAGACCTGAATCTTTTGTGTTTGTCCCGGATCTATTTCAAAAAACGAAGGCGTTGCGCTAAGCCAGCGCGAACAGGAATTTTCACTTCCTCCGGCGTCCATGAAACGGCTTTTCCCTTCAATCCCTGCCGGTTCAAAATCCGAAAACGATACTGTGAAGGACTGACGTACGGCAGAATTATTAGTTACACTAATTTCCTGTGTTTTGTATTCACCAATCGCCACTTTGTAATAAAGTCGGCTCGGAGATATTGAAACACTCTGCGCATTCGCGAAACCAATCCCTGACAAAGTCAGAATTACGATTGCACAGAAATTTTTAAAAATTTGACGCATTTGGGTATTCATGATCGGTATTTGGTTTTTGATTTTTTATTATTAAACGCAAATTATTTCCTTAGGTTTATCCTGTTTACCACTATTTGACCAATTCTCCGTCACTATTAAACTTTTTAATCTCCATTTTTCTTCGCTTTTCAGCAACGTTAAATGTGACATTGTAATTATCGATAGGATGCGTGAGATCAAGACTCATTTTACTTTGGACGAAAATGAATTTGCTTCCCAGCGCCGCATCGTTAATAGATAAAGTATAGATACCGGTTGGCAGGAACAATGAAAACTGTCCATCACGATCAGTCAGACAAGAAAATGTCTTACCTACTGAATCAATTGCTGTAACCCTTATTCGTGACAAGTCAAGCTTTCCTTCTTCATTGGAATATTTATCTCTGGAAATTAAGATCGATCCAAGCAATTTGATTCCTCGACTCAGCGGAAGATAAATTGTTGTGCGTTTATCAATAGGAACTTCCACGCTGTTCACATCAAACCATTCTCCCTGACTCATCAGTGGCGTTGCTTTCATCAGGTAAACTCCCGGAGCTACATTGTCGTAGAAAATCGCGCCTTTTGAATCCGTCACAAATTCTTCGGATTCGTCACGTCCAATAGATAATGTATCCGGACGATCTGTCGGCGGACTCTTCTTACGAATGCTTACCAGCATATTTTCAACGCCTTCTTCGTTATTGTCTTGTTTACCGTTTCCGTTCAGATCTTTAAATACAACTACGCGTACATTGCAGAATTTCTTTCCCGGGATTGGAATTCCAATTTGCTTCTTCACACCAAAACCCATGTTCAGCTCCTGTGCACTCAGCTTTTCAAAAGGAGCTCTGCTTTGCAAATCATCCAAAAGCGGATTGGCTGCTTGTGAATTGCTGAAGAATGAAGCATAAACTGAAAAACGGAATCCGCTATTTGTATAATAGAACATCTCAGGTCTCAACCTGAAATTAAATTTCTTGTAGAATGTTTCATACAGCACGTTGCTTGTGGTGGTGAGCAGGAATTTTCCTTCTCCAAACCAATGATCATACGCCGCATTTGCATGAATTGTCTGAGGATTGATTCTGTGATTCACAAAACGCAATTGTTCCGACAACTGATTCGGACCGTAGAAATACCTCACATTGAAAAAGAAATTCTCCCATCGGGCGAGGACACTTAATCTCGCCAGAAAGAAAGAAGGAATATCATAATCCGGAAGATGGGCGTAACCCATAAACAAGGTGGATGAAACCTTCGCCATCCCTGAATTTCTCGCACTGTATTCAAAGCCGGAACCAAATGTATTCACCTGGAGCAA is a genomic window containing:
- the dprA gene encoding DNA-protecting protein DprA gives rise to the protein MNHPDDLLKMQIALSLLPGIGPVLARNLVSYCGSVPEIFRRKKSQLEKIPGIGTERAEIITGHKLFAEAEREVLFVRKHKITPLFYLDADYPFRLKNCEDAPVLLFYKGNQNLNVPHAVAVVGTRHITSYGKEITEKIIEGLVKYETLIVSGMAYGVDIAAHKSALKFELPTVAVTAHGLDRIYPSIHKTTAEKMVKQGGILTEYLSGTNPDRENFPARNRIVAGMTDATIVIESANRGGALITAELANSYNRDVFAIPGRVTDTYSQGCHQLVRQNKATLIESAEDIAQALNWDLEVEAKKQKPIHQMSLLLDLNPEERKVIDVLRERGAYPIDHLSLEVQMPVSKVSGVLLNLEFAGIIRSLPGKVYELL
- a CDS encoding TonB-dependent receptor — its product is MSIASTIQYKLRNFMTLGFLLCFSLNSYSQNAQLKGKISTSGGEALPGAIVMSDSTTGTTTDLNGLFQLSLAPGNYNLTIKLISFSEKKISIHLNPGEIREMNIILEPSSRELKLVVVSAGKFEQKIEDVTVSIEVLKPRLVEERATTTMEDAMDYVPGVNIIDGQANIRGGSGWSYGAGSRVQILVDDLPMLTADAGDAKWSFLPVENLEQVEVIKGASSVLFGSSALNGAINLRTAFPRDTPMTKINFQTGVYDRAKVKFDTSEYALNAPESIRNKQGVLSFLHSRQIGQLDLVVGGNMFIDEGYREGENEQHGRFNLNTRYRFKNIEGLSIGINGNTMMSAGTLFFIWKNDSSGAYQPAPTTLSDYTTYRTNLDPFITYIGKKGSSHKIRTRWFNSKNENNTNQESTGNVYYGEYQYQKRFGEKATITAGVVDQENKVRSELYLDHSGNQLAAYIQGDVKWKMLTFSAGARAEQNKIDSIREDWTPVFRGGINAHVLQGTYLRASIGQGYRFPSVAERFVRTNVGSLYIYPNPGLQSEKGYSAEIGFRQVLKFGNWIGYLDAAAFQSQYENMMEFIFAQWGKPSDPLVGFGFSSVNVGKTKIKGVDVSLMAEGKIAGDLNATLMLSYTYLDPKQTTYDSAYVAKAGSGQVRGSDSTDFLKYRFRHMGKADLEFNFRKFSLGSSLRYNSKMENIDYIFLTPLFDQISPPGLGIGDYRLQHDHGDLVLDVRAGYQVNKTLRATFIVKNLTNYIYMQRPADMQPPRTFVFQLALTL
- the kdsB gene encoding 3-deoxy-manno-octulosonate cytidylyltransferase → MNIIGIIPARFGSTRFPGKPLADIDGKTMIQRVYEQCVKCTRLSRVVIATDDERIFNHVVEFGGHAIMSSPQHQSGTDRCAEIIARDETIQWDAVINIQGDEPYIHPEQIDLLCSCFDQSDTRIATLIKKITSPDELFNHNNVKVVVNKRGEAIYFSRSPIPYNRNFPEQDWLKYSTYYKHIGIYGYRSDVLLEISRLSKTNLEITESLEQLRWIENGYVIKAEVTSLESIAIDTPDDLLKIKTNV
- a CDS encoding PorT family protein, with the translated sequence MKKLLISALLCSALFSTATFAQFRIGPTAGLNIATLSGTDLTVDSKLGWHGGLFLDISLTKHFSLMPSVLYSVKGYKYEYTSSTSAQPYDTTNSTAVITAVADVNATLGYIDIPALLTWYSGEHKGFMIQAGPQLSYLISDNATVNTTATISVNGQSPQPTTPTVSNDLSFHKSDVSLVGGIGYKLPALLMVYARASTGFGKVQDGEFVKDENAGHNFVIQVGAALVFGPK
- a CDS encoding T9SS type A sorting domain-containing protein, whose amino-acid sequence is MGVSLFAFTQSFAQSGCTDPQASNYNPSAIINDGSCTYAATTLSLTRLAGLDSPLLDESSGVSFFNDQLWTHVDNTENSVYQLDTVSGLSTREVTVTNTINTDWEDITEGNGYFFLGDFGNNSGDRTDLRIFRVNKDSLNQTSISATADTILFSYPDQVDFTPNLNATRFDCEAFFYHDDSLHLFCKDWVNKRTRHYLIPAAPGNYVATLRDSFEVNGLVTSAAMANDGSIVLLGYDNVVLAPCFLWLLYDYSGRDFFSGNKRRFSLGTALNVGQVEGVCFRNNHYGYITNERFQQFVFNIDPQLWSFDLDSFIHSFTTRIIENPGTSNILSNGPNPFQTETVIHLPIEAGPDSDFMLFNSSGKMIRKEHVKGNEIRIKRLTLESGIYFYRLIQSHGTTYNGKLIVE